A segment of the Anaerolineae bacterium genome:
CGCTTCGCCAGGCCACCAATCCCCGTCGCTTACGCCAGCGCATCTATGACCTGCTCGACCAGCTTTTTGCCTTGCCGCTCGCCGCTCCCGGCGATACCCAGAACGTCTACTTGACCCTATTCGCTCCTCAAGACCTCCAGAAAGGAGAGGACGGCCCGGTAACATTATCAAATGAACGAACCATTCCCGTTCGGTAACATTATCTTTTGATTTGACAGGGCAGGCTGCCGGGTATTTCCCCGGTCGAAACGGGCCGATCACTGAACACGCTGCCCTTCCCGCGCGGCCTGCCGCCTTTTGGTTTACCCCGATCTGTGGTTAACTTAGTGGCCAGTGAACCGTACCGCGACAGAGGGGGAAGTTCAAATGCCATCCCGATCCACCACTGGCCGCATCCCGCTGGAGGAGCTGGCCAGCCTGCCATCGTTTTACCTGCCGACAGTCGCCCATGACCGCCGCCAGATCGCGTTTTACAGTGATCAATCGGGGACGCTGGAGCTATACATCATGGCGCCGCAGGCAGGCGCTGAGCCACGCCAGGTCAGTCACGGCGAGCTGCCGCGGGCGATCCACGCCGGGTATGTGTGGGCCAGAGATGGCCACACGATTTACTTCGCCAGGGATAACGACGGCGACGAGCAGCATAACCTGTGGCGTATTGACCTGGCCACTGGCCGCGCCGAGCAACTCAGCAATACGCCCGCTGCTCAGGAATATCCGGAAGCCGCCAGTCCGGATGGACGCACGATCTACATCCGCAGTAACAAAGATGACCAGATGAACATCTACGCCTTTGATGTGGAGACGCGCGTCCATACCCGCCTGACCTTTTACCGTTTCCCCGTCTGGAATCTGATCCTGAGCGACGACGGACGGCGGATCGCGTATACCGCCAACGACACTGACGACCTGCAGAATACTGATGTCTACGTGATGAACGCCGATGGGAGCGATCCACGCTGCGTCCTGCGCACCCGTATCGGGACCAAAGACAATGTCGCTGACTGGAGCACGGACGGGCGCTTCCTGGCCGTCGGCTCCGATGCCAGTGGCTGGACGCGAACCGGCGTGCTGGAGCTGGCGACCGGGGCGCTGCGCTGGCTCAGCCTGGATGGCCAGAACACCATCCCCGGCAAATTCTCGCCGGATGGTTCGAAACTCCTTGCCTACCGTAATGCCGATTCGGCGGTAGACGTGGTCGTCTATGACGTTCGCAGCGGTGAGGCGATCCCGGTGACTTTGCCGCCCGGCCTGGCCTACGACGCCGACTGGCTGGACGATGAGCGCTTTATGGTCAACATCCAGACCGATCGCACCCGTCCGGAGCTATGGGCTTACCGCTTAAGTGATGGTCAGAGCGTCGTCCTGCTCCCGGCGCAGTACGGCTCGATCGACCCGGCGCTGTTCGTCGGGCACGAGTACATCTGGTATCCCTCCACCGATGGCACGCCGATCCCGGCCATTGTCTACCGCCCGCGCGACCGGCAGCCCGGCGAGCGCAGCCCGGCCATCGTTCACATCCATGGTGGCCCAACCGGGCAGTTCTTCCGCGGTTTTGACGTCTTTGCTCAGTTCCTGGCTGACCGGGGCTATGTGGTCATTGAGCCAAACCCGCGTGGCAGCACCGGTTACGGCGTCGATTTCCGCGACGCCTGCCTCAAGGATTGGGCTGGCAAGGACCTGGAGGATATTGAGGGGGCGGTCCACTACCTGCGCAGCCAGCCGGATGTCGATCCGGAGCGCATCGGCGTCTTTGGCGGCAGCTATGGCGGCTATATGACCTACATGGCCATGACCAAGAAGCCCGACCTGTGGAAGGCGGGCGTGGCCTGGGTGGGCATCACCGATCTGCTACTGCTCTATGAAAACAGCATGGAGCACTTCAAGTACTACCTGCGCCAGCAAATGGGTGATCCGGTGGCGGACGCTGAGTTGTGGCGCGACCGCAGCGCGATTCATTTCGCCGACCGGCTGCGCGGCAAACTGTTGATCGTGCACGGCGTCAACGATCCACGCTGCCCGCTGAACCAGGCGACGACTTTCCGCGACCGGCTGCTGGAACTGGGCCGCGTAGAGGGCGAAGATTTCGAATATGTGGAGTTGAGCGAGGAAGGGCACGGCTCAACCGACATCAGCCAGAAGATTCGGGCCTATACGCTTCTGGCAGATTTCATGGCACGGCGGCTGTAACCGCGGTCAAATTGCGCTGCATCGGCGCGCTGGCCGCCAACTATCCGGCAGGGCGAATTCGCAGGGGAGAAATGACAATGTCCACCAAGATTCTGGTGACCTATGCCAGCCGGGCTGGCGCTACCACCGGCGTAGCTGAAGCCATCGGCCAGGCACTGGTCGAGTGCGGAGCAGAAGTTGATGTACGCCCGATGCAGGAGGTCACCGATCTTGCGCCCTACCGGGCGGTAGTAGCTGGCAGCGCCATCCGGGGCGGGAAGTGGCTGCCAGAAGCCATGCAGTTTATGCGGAGGCATCAGGCCGCGCTCGCCAGCAAGCCCTTTGCTGCGTTTCTGGTGTGCATCACCCTGGCCATGCCGAATAAGAGCTACCACCAGGGAGTGGCCACGTGGCTGGCGCCGGTGCGCGCCCTGGTCAGGCCGGTGAGTGAAGGTCTCTTTGCCGGGGCACTGGACTTCAGCCATGTGCCATTCACTTTCGATACGCTGTTCATGCGTCTGGCGGGGACCATCGGCATCTTCCCCAGGGGCGATCACCGCGACTGGGACGCCATTCACGCCTGGGCCGTCAGCCTGAAGCCGTTGCTAGGGGTGTAACAGCAGCCGGGGGAGTTGATCGGGAGGATATTCCGGTGGTGGGCCGGGGCAGTGGGACACACCCCGGCCCGAAAGGAGCAGGAGGATGAGACACGCCCGGATACTCATCGCAGTGATGGCAATCCTCACAACACTGGGCTGCAACCTGATCGGGACATCCACGTTGATAAACCTGCCACCCACGCCAACATTGACGCCGACCGCGCTACCGACCGCCACGGCGATCCCCCTGCCCACGTTCACGCCGGTCGTGCTGCCGCCGGTGATCCTGCCGACGGCTATCCCGCCACTCCCGACGGCTATCCCGGCCACCCCCACGCCGGAGCCAGCGCGTATCCGCTTCGCCACCGGCGCGACCGCCGCCACGCTGCCCAACCAGGCGATTGCCGCCGGCGGCGTGCTGCGCTATGTGCTGGGGGCCATGAGCGGCCAGGCGCTGCTGGCGGAGATCACCCCGCTGACGGCTGCCGGCGGCCTGTCGCTAACAGTCTATGGGGTTAGTGGGACGCTGCTGGGCCGGACTGCACCAGGGGTGCTTTCCTGGACGGGGGCGCTACCCGCCAGCGGCGACTACGTGATCGAGGTGACCAATATCGGTGCACCGGCCGCCTTCAACCTGGCGGTGACCATCCCGCGCCGGGTGACGATCCCGGCAGGGGAGACAACAGTGTTCCTGGGCGGCAGTGTGACCGCGCCCAGCGCCAACACCTACCTGCTGAGCATCGCTGCCGGGCAGATGCTGATGGTCGATGCCAGCACGCCGGGCGGCAACATCTGGTTGGCAGTGCGCGGCCTGGATGGGACAGTGCTGCTCGGTCCGGAGCAGGGCCGGATGGACTGGGCAGGGGCCGTCCCCGCTGCCCAGGATTACCTGATCAGCGTTGGCGGGGCGGCGGGAACAGCCGAATACACGCTGCAGATCACCCTGCCGAAGCGTATCGTCTTTGCCACCGGGGCGACTTCAGCGACAATCATGGGCAATCTGGCCGGGCGCGACCCGCACCTCTACACGCTGGAGGCCGGCGCGGGCCAGATCATGAGCGCCAGCGTATCGGCGCCCTCCACCGGCAACAACGTCTGGCTGACCATCAGCGGCGCAGACGGCACTGTCCTGCTGCGCCCGGAGGCGCTGCAAACGATCTGGATGGGGCGCCTGCCGGCCTCGCAGGTCTACATCCTGACGGTGCAGGGCGATGGCAACCCGGCGGCCTACACGCTGCAGGTTTCCATCGCCCGGCGGGTCTCCTTCACACCGGGCAGCACGTCAACCGTGCTAGAGGGCACGATCGTCCTGCCCGAGGGGGTGGAATATGTCCTGGAGGCGCGGGCCGGGCAGACACTGACCTACAGCGTGACGCCCGGCGACCGCGTGTACGTCACCCTGGTCGGCGCGGATGGCTCTCCGCTGGCCCGCTACCAGCCTTCCTGGAGCGGTGTATTGCCGCTGACACAGGATTACCTGCTACGGGTGGCGGCGGCCGGCGGCGCGACGGGCATCGGCTACCGGCTGGAAATCAGCATCACGGGCTGAAACTCCCCCGGCGGGCGGTTGAGACCTGAGCATACCCGCCAGACGGCACACCGTTGTATAGTAGGGGTACGGCGCTAAGCGCCGCCAGCCCCGTGAGGAGGTGCCATGCAGATCAAGCGTACACAGTACGAGGAAATCGAAGCCCGGACGCTGGCCCCTTATGCCACACTGGCCCGGGACAGCCGGGGCCGCCAGTATCCGGAGGAGGAGCAGGACTACCGCACTGCCTTCCAGCGCGACCGCGACCGCATCATCCACACTACCGCTTTCCGCCGCCTGGAGTACAAGACCCAGGTGTTCGTCAACTACGAGGGCGATTACTACCGCACCCGCCTGACCCATACGCTGGAAGTCGCCCAGATCGGGCGCAGCATCGCCCGCGCCCTGGGCGCTAACGAGGACCTGGTCGAGGCGATCTGCCTGGTACACGACATCGGTCACTCGCCCTTCGGCCATTCCGGGGAGCGCGTGCTCAACGAGTTGATGGCCGACTATGGCGGTTTTGACCACAACAAGCAGTCGTTGCGCATCGTCACCAAGCTGGAACGGCGCTATCCGCACTGGCCCGGCCTCAACCTGACTTTTGAGGTGCTGGAGGGCATCGTCAAGCACGAGTCGGAGTACGACATCGCTGACGCCGCCGATTACGCCCCTGACCGGCGTGGCAGCCTGGAAGCCCAGATCTGCAACATCGCCGACGAACTGGCCTACAACGCCCATGACCTGGACGACGGCCTGCGCTCCGGGATGCTGCGCGTGGAACAGGTGCGCGATCTGGAACTGTGGCGGATGCTGAGTGATAGCATCGGCTGGGACGGGCGCGATTTCAACGACATGATCCGCTACCGCTTGATCCGGCGGATGATCGGCCTGGAGATCGACGATGCGATCGCCTACACCGCTGCCCGCCTGGAAGAAGCTAACCCGCGCTCGCTGGAGGAACTGCAACACCTGCC
Coding sequences within it:
- a CDS encoding flavodoxin, which gives rise to MSTKILVTYASRAGATTGVAEAIGQALVECGAEVDVRPMQEVTDLAPYRAVVAGSAIRGGKWLPEAMQFMRRHQAALASKPFAAFLVCITLAMPNKSYHQGVATWLAPVRALVRPVSEGLFAGALDFSHVPFTFDTLFMRLAGTIGIFPRGDHRDWDAIHAWAVSLKPLLGV
- a CDS encoding deoxyguanosinetriphosphate triphosphohydrolase gives rise to the protein MQIKRTQYEEIEARTLAPYATLARDSRGRQYPEEEQDYRTAFQRDRDRIIHTTAFRRLEYKTQVFVNYEGDYYRTRLTHTLEVAQIGRSIARALGANEDLVEAICLVHDIGHSPFGHSGERVLNELMADYGGFDHNKQSLRIVTKLERRYPHWPGLNLTFEVLEGIVKHESEYDIADAADYAPDRRGSLEAQICNIADELAYNAHDLDDGLRSGMLRVEQVRDLELWRMLSDSIGWDGRDFNDMIRYRLIRRMIGLEIDDAIAYTAARLEEANPRSLEELQHLPFNVVGHTPDYVRMNRELKDLLYSKLYSHYRVKRMAAKAERFITDLFNEYVSHPDELPDTVQAQLEERSLHRTVCDYIAGMTDRYALEEHQRLFDPFVRP
- a CDS encoding S9 family peptidase, with protein sequence MPSRSTTGRIPLEELASLPSFYLPTVAHDRRQIAFYSDQSGTLELYIMAPQAGAEPRQVSHGELPRAIHAGYVWARDGHTIYFARDNDGDEQHNLWRIDLATGRAEQLSNTPAAQEYPEAASPDGRTIYIRSNKDDQMNIYAFDVETRVHTRLTFYRFPVWNLILSDDGRRIAYTANDTDDLQNTDVYVMNADGSDPRCVLRTRIGTKDNVADWSTDGRFLAVGSDASGWTRTGVLELATGALRWLSLDGQNTIPGKFSPDGSKLLAYRNADSAVDVVVYDVRSGEAIPVTLPPGLAYDADWLDDERFMVNIQTDRTRPELWAYRLSDGQSVVLLPAQYGSIDPALFVGHEYIWYPSTDGTPIPAIVYRPRDRQPGERSPAIVHIHGGPTGQFFRGFDVFAQFLADRGYVVIEPNPRGSTGYGVDFRDACLKDWAGKDLEDIEGAVHYLRSQPDVDPERIGVFGGSYGGYMTYMAMTKKPDLWKAGVAWVGITDLLLLYENSMEHFKYYLRQQMGDPVADAELWRDRSAIHFADRLRGKLLIVHGVNDPRCPLNQATTFRDRLLELGRVEGEDFEYVELSEEGHGSTDISQKIRAYTLLADFMARRL